GTAATTCTGCATTTTCTATATAATCGAGACAACAAAAACTCTGTTGAGATTGCCGATGAACTTGGCTTGCCAATATATAAGGTAGAACAGGTTTTAGCAAAACTACAAAACCACGGATTGGTGCATTGTACAAAAGGTGTCAACAGCGCTTGAAAATTGACCCCTTTTGGCACTCGAAATTTGACCCCCAAGGTATACTTAAGGTACCTATGGATTGTTAGCCGACAGATCACTTCCTTCCAGAGGAATTACGTCCAACGCCT
This genomic interval from Bacillota bacterium contains the following:
- a CDS encoding helix-turn-helix domain-containing protein, with amino-acid sequence MSSTAMLKDANRLVSERENVLSAFTDPLSLVILHFLYNRDNKNSVEIADELGLPIYKVEQVLAKLQNHGLVHCTKGVNSA